Proteins encoded within one genomic window of Synechococcus sp. PCC 7335:
- a CDS encoding heme oxygenase (biliverdin-producing), translated as MSNNLATQLREGTKKAHTMAENVGFVRCFLRGVVEKKSYRKLVGNFYFIYCAMEEELEKHKDHPVVSKIYFPELNRKKSLEEDLAFYYGPNWRDEIQLTKAGKRYVDRIREISATQPELLVGHSYTRYLGDLSGGQILKTISQRAMNLSGSDGVAFYEFPTIDDEKAFKNNYRASLSEAPVDDAMADAIVEEANDAFGINMALFKELEGNLIKAVGVMLFNSLTGGQRRGSTELATES; from the coding sequence ATGAGCAACAATTTAGCGACCCAGCTCCGTGAGGGCACTAAAAAAGCTCACACTATGGCCGAGAACGTCGGGTTTGTTCGATGCTTTTTGCGTGGTGTGGTAGAGAAAAAGTCTTACCGCAAGCTAGTAGGCAACTTCTACTTCATCTATTGCGCGATGGAAGAAGAACTAGAAAAGCACAAGGATCATCCTGTTGTTTCTAAGATTTACTTTCCAGAACTTAACCGTAAGAAGAGTTTAGAAGAAGATCTCGCTTTTTACTACGGCCCTAACTGGCGTGATGAGATTCAGCTAACCAAAGCTGGTAAGCGCTATGTCGATCGTATTCGTGAGATTTCTGCGACTCAGCCTGAGTTGCTAGTGGGCCACTCCTATACTCGCTATCTGGGCGACTTATCAGGTGGACAGATTCTAAAGACTATCTCTCAGCGAGCAATGAACCTATCAGGTAGCGACGGGGTTGCTTTCTACGAGTTTCCAACGATCGATGATGAGAAGGCTTTTAAGAACAACTACCGAGCCTCATTGAGTGAAGCGCCCGTAGACGATGCTATGGCCGATGCGATTGTAGAAGAGGCAAATGATGCATTTGGTATCAATATGGCTTTGTTCAAAGAGTTAGAAGGGAACTTGATCAAGGCAGTTGGTGTAATGTTGTTCAATAGCTTGACAGGCGGTCAGCGTCGCGGCAGTACTGAACTAGCTACTGAAAGTTAG
- a CDS encoding NAD(P)H-quinone oxidoreductase subunit F: protein MQFLIQWSWLIPMYGLVGALLALPWATRLIRQSGPRPAMYINVLMTALATLHGSLLLQAIQYTGPQVVSYEWLQVAGLNLSASLDLSLVNLIFLELTAGLSLLAQIYGMGYLEKDWALARFFALMGFFEAAISGVILSSSLFSTYFLLEMLTLSTYLLVGFWYAQPLVVTAARDAFLTKRVGDVLLLMGLVALSAYAGSLRFDDLYIWVKESNLAPIAATLTGLALIAGPTGKCAQFPLHLWLDEAMEGPSPASILRNSAVVTCGAYVLIKLQPVVVISPITLDVLIVIGATTAIGASLVALAQIDFKRTFSYSTSAYIGLVFVAVGTEWPGVALLLLFAHAAARALIFMSIGAVVYTTHNQDLTELGGIWSRMPATTLTYLTGALGLTGVLPFGCFWAFALGIDFLWSEHPVLVGVFLVVNFLSTLNLVRVFRLVFLGEPQLKTRRTPEVGWLMAVPMMTLSIFVLILPVGLQRLSLLPPSEYFNMTALVLLIGSGVLGTGLGFYLPLNRAWSRSSVAPLRWFQDLLGNDFYTEKLYELTVVKLVSQLSALSSWLDRYVVDGAVNLVGAASLFGGESLKYSVSGQSQSYILTIVAGVGLLVLMTTWTMW, encoded by the coding sequence ATGCAGTTTTTAATTCAGTGGAGTTGGCTAATTCCAATGTACGGACTAGTAGGAGCACTACTAGCACTTCCCTGGGCAACTCGTTTGATCCGTCAGAGTGGGCCGAGGCCGGCGATGTACATAAATGTCTTGATGACGGCATTAGCTACCTTACACGGGTCCTTACTACTACAGGCTATTCAGTATACGGGGCCTCAAGTCGTCAGCTATGAGTGGCTGCAGGTCGCTGGACTTAATCTTTCCGCCTCTCTCGATCTTTCTCTGGTCAATCTAATTTTTTTAGAGCTAACTGCCGGACTAAGTTTGCTTGCTCAGATATACGGCATGGGCTACTTAGAGAAAGATTGGGCTCTGGCTCGATTTTTTGCGTTGATGGGCTTCTTTGAAGCTGCGATTAGTGGCGTTATTCTAAGTAGCTCTCTATTTTCTACCTATTTTTTGCTAGAGATGCTAACGCTTTCTACCTACTTACTAGTAGGCTTTTGGTACGCTCAGCCGCTGGTAGTCACGGCTGCTAGAGATGCTTTTTTAACTAAGCGGGTAGGAGATGTACTGCTGCTGATGGGACTAGTTGCTCTAAGTGCCTATGCTGGCAGCTTGAGGTTTGACGATTTGTACATCTGGGTCAAAGAATCCAACCTTGCTCCGATTGCAGCAACATTGACAGGGTTAGCTTTGATTGCAGGGCCAACGGGTAAGTGCGCTCAGTTTCCGCTCCATCTGTGGCTAGATGAAGCCATGGAGGGGCCTAGCCCAGCCTCTATCTTACGTAATTCGGCGGTGGTCACCTGTGGCGCTTACGTCTTGATTAAACTGCAGCCAGTGGTGGTGATCTCGCCGATTACGCTGGACGTTTTGATTGTGATTGGAGCGACCACAGCGATTGGTGCGTCTTTGGTAGCGCTGGCTCAAATTGATTTCAAGCGAACGTTTTCCTACTCTACTAGTGCCTATATCGGCTTGGTATTTGTTGCCGTTGGCACTGAATGGCCAGGAGTAGCGCTGCTATTGCTTTTTGCGCATGCGGCTGCTAGAGCGTTGATATTCATGAGTATTGGCGCGGTGGTTTACACCACACATAACCAAGACCTTACAGAGCTAGGTGGCATCTGGTCGCGGATGCCCGCAACCACACTGACCTATCTCACCGGCGCTCTAGGACTCACCGGGGTTCTCCCTTTTGGCTGTTTCTGGGCGTTTGCACTGGGCATCGACTTTCTGTGGTCGGAGCATCCCGTGCTGGTGGGAGTGTTTTTAGTGGTGAATTTCTTGAGTACGCTTAATCTCGTGCGGGTCTTTCGACTGGTGTTTCTAGGAGAGCCGCAGTTAAAAACCAGGCGCACCCCTGAAGTTGGCTGGCTAATGGCAGTACCGATGATGACGCTGTCTATTTTCGTACTAATATTGCCGGTTGGACTACAGCGCCTATCGTTACTCCCTCCGTCTGAATATTTCAATATGACCGCTCTGGTGCTCCTCATAGGCTCTGGCGTTTTAGGGACTGGGCTGGGATTCTATCTACCTTTGAACCGAGCGTGGTCGCGCTCTAGTGTGGCGCCGCTTCGTTGGTTTCAAGATTTACTCGGTAATGATTTCTATACCGAGAAGCTATACGAGCTGACGGTCGTGAAACTAGTCTCACAGCTATCCGCTCTAAGTAGCTGGCTTGATCGCTACGTTGTCGATGGAGCAGTCAACCTGGTTGGCGCGGCGTCTCTATTTGGAGGCGAAAGCTTGAAATATAGTGTATCGGGACAATCACAGAGCTACATTTTGACGATTGTGGCAGGGGTTGGGCTACTGGTTTTGATGACGACTTGGACTATGTGGTAG
- a CDS encoding carbon dioxide-concentrating mechanism protein CcmK, with protein sequence MPIAVGMIETKGFPAVVEAADAMVKAARVTLVGYEKIGSGRVTVIVRGDVSEVQASVSAGVENVKRVNGGEVLSTHIIARPHENLEFVLPIRYTEAVEQFRS encoded by the coding sequence ATGCCTATTGCTGTTGGAATGATTGAGACTAAAGGATTCCCCGCAGTGGTTGAAGCGGCTGATGCGATGGTGAAAGCTGCTCGCGTTACGTTGGTCGGCTATGAAAAGATCGGGAGTGGTCGAGTTACAGTCATTGTCCGTGGTGATGTTTCGGAGGTTCAGGCTTCTGTCTCTGCGGGTGTTGAGAATGTCAAGCGCGTCAACGGTGGTGAAGTGCTTTCTACTCACATCATTGCCCGCCCTCACGAGAACTTAGAATTCGTTCTGCCAATTCGATACACAGAGGCAGTAGAACAATTCCGTTCGTAG
- the gyrB gene encoding DNA topoisomerase (ATP-hydrolyzing) subunit B: MANNYGAQQIQVLEGLEPVRKRPGMYIGSTGPRGLHHLVYEVVDNAVDEALAGHCTHITAALNADGSVTVTDDGRGIPTDIHPTTGKSALETVLTVLHAGGKFGGDSGYKVSGGLHGVGVSVVNALSEWVEVTVWREGKVHTQRFEQGNPIGKLKTSKGSTKTGTQVTFKPDATIFTHTVEFDYDTIARRLRELAYLNAGVDITFTDYRLDLIKADKPQVSHYFYEGGIREYVEYINNEKEPLHPDVIYVNSDKNGVQVEAALQWCGDAFSDNLMGFANNIRTVDGGTHLEGLKTVLTRTMNVIARKRKKRKDTESNMAGENIREGLTAVVSVKVPDPEFEGQTKTKLGNTEVRGIVDSLVGEALTEYLDFNPSVADAILEKAIQAFNAAEAAKKARDLVRRKSVLESSTLPGKLSDCSSRDPGESEIFIVEGDSAGGSAKQGRDRRFQAILPLRGKILNIEKTDDAKIYKNNEVQSLITALGLGIKGEDFAPDTLRYHRICLMTDADVDGAHIRTLLLTFFYRYQRDLVDQGYIYIACPPLYKLERGKNHTYCYSEKELQDGIDAMPTNAKYNIQRFKGLGEMMPQQLWDTTMNPETRTLKRVEIEDAAEADRIFTVLMGDRVAPRRDFIETYGPRLNMADLDI, from the coding sequence ATGGCAAACAACTACGGCGCTCAGCAGATTCAGGTACTAGAAGGACTTGAACCTGTTAGAAAACGCCCAGGCATGTATATCGGTAGTACGGGTCCGCGTGGCCTGCACCACCTGGTATATGAGGTCGTTGACAATGCAGTCGATGAAGCCCTAGCCGGTCATTGTACACATATTACTGCTGCTCTAAATGCGGACGGCTCAGTCACCGTAACTGATGATGGTCGAGGTATCCCTACAGACATTCATCCGACCACAGGTAAATCAGCGCTAGAAACCGTACTGACTGTCCTTCACGCTGGCGGTAAGTTCGGCGGCGATAGTGGCTACAAGGTATCAGGTGGCTTGCATGGGGTTGGGGTTTCGGTCGTCAACGCTCTTTCTGAATGGGTAGAGGTTACGGTCTGGCGCGAGGGTAAAGTTCACACGCAGCGATTTGAACAAGGTAACCCCATCGGTAAGCTCAAGACATCCAAAGGTAGCACCAAGACAGGCACGCAGGTAACGTTCAAGCCAGATGCAACGATCTTTACGCATACGGTCGAATTCGACTATGACACCATTGCTAGACGCCTGCGAGAGCTAGCCTACTTAAACGCAGGTGTTGATATCACCTTCACAGACTATCGACTCGACCTGATTAAAGCTGACAAGCCCCAAGTTTCTCACTACTTCTATGAGGGCGGAATCAGAGAGTACGTCGAATATATCAACAATGAAAAAGAGCCGCTCCATCCCGATGTTATCTACGTTAACTCAGATAAGAATGGCGTTCAGGTAGAAGCCGCGTTGCAGTGGTGCGGCGATGCTTTCTCTGACAATTTGATGGGGTTTGCCAACAACATTCGCACTGTCGATGGCGGTACTCACCTAGAAGGGTTGAAAACTGTTTTGACGCGAACGATGAACGTCATTGCGCGTAAGCGTAAAAAGCGTAAGGATACCGAGTCGAACATGGCAGGTGAAAATATCCGAGAAGGACTAACAGCTGTCGTATCGGTGAAAGTGCCTGACCCAGAATTTGAAGGTCAAACAAAGACGAAGCTAGGCAATACTGAAGTACGCGGAATTGTTGACTCTTTGGTTGGAGAGGCGCTCACTGAATACTTAGATTTTAATCCTAGTGTGGCAGATGCGATTCTAGAAAAAGCAATTCAGGCATTCAACGCGGCTGAGGCCGCGAAGAAAGCGCGTGATCTTGTTCGGCGTAAGTCAGTCCTAGAGTCTTCGACACTGCCTGGTAAGCTTTCTGACTGTAGCTCTCGCGACCCGGGTGAATCGGAGATCTTTATTGTCGAAGGGGATTCGGCGGGAGGTAGCGCTAAGCAGGGGCGCGATCGCAGATTCCAGGCCATCCTGCCGCTACGAGGCAAAATTCTCAATATTGAGAAAACCGACGACGCTAAGATCTATAAGAACAATGAAGTCCAGTCGCTAATTACCGCGTTAGGACTCGGTATTAAGGGCGAAGACTTCGCGCCTGACACCCTGCGCTATCATCGCATTTGTCTGATGACAGATGCAGATGTAGACGGTGCCCATATTCGCACTTTGCTGCTGACGTTCTTCTATCGCTATCAGCGTGATTTGGTTGACCAAGGCTATATCTACATTGCTTGTCCACCGCTGTACAAGCTAGAGCGAGGCAAAAATCATACCTACTGCTACAGCGAAAAAGAGCTACAAGACGGCATCGATGCTATGCCCACAAACGCGAAGTACAACATTCAGCGATTCAAAGGACTGGGTGAGATGATGCCGCAGCAGCTATGGGATACCACCATGAACCCTGAAACCAGAACGCTGAAGCGAGTAGAGATCGAAGATGCGGCTGAAGCGGATCGAATCTTTACCGTACTGATGGGCGATCGCGTTGCCCCGCGTCGCGATTTCATTGAAACCTACGGTCCTAGATTAAATATGGCCGATCTTGATATTTAG
- a CDS encoding carbon dioxide-concentrating mechanism protein CcmK — protein MRSDATPSPQNQATRITAKRRNPLRDTALGMVSTTSFPAIIGIADAMIKSSNVFLVGYEKTGGGHCTAIVRGGVADIRMAVHAGERMAKEFGQFVSSSMIPRPPANLEAVLPLLPRIEDLEGAGSLMGGEAIGLLETRGFPAMVGAADAMTKSAEITLISHETIGGGLCTIIIQGSLSNVAIAVEAGMNEAERIGELNSVMVIPRPLSALERSLPKTKKVETQVPLKLPLKLEEKQQLEERQKELVPAKNEELEPLKRQAVVIPELETEEL, from the coding sequence ATGCGCTCAGACGCCACCCCTTCTCCGCAAAATCAGGCCACTAGAATAACCGCCAAGCGGCGTAATCCATTACGGGACACAGCGCTTGGAATGGTGTCTACTACTAGCTTCCCAGCGATTATTGGCATTGCCGATGCCATGATTAAATCTTCTAACGTGTTTTTGGTGGGCTACGAGAAAACGGGTGGAGGACACTGTACGGCGATCGTTCGAGGAGGCGTTGCTGATATCAGAATGGCAGTTCACGCGGGTGAACGGATGGCAAAAGAATTTGGTCAGTTTGTCTCATCTTCTATGATCCCAAGGCCACCTGCTAATCTTGAAGCGGTGCTGCCGCTACTGCCTCGAATAGAAGATTTGGAAGGGGCAGGTAGCCTAATGGGAGGTGAAGCCATCGGACTTCTGGAAACCAGGGGCTTTCCAGCGATGGTTGGGGCGGCTGATGCGATGACTAAGTCGGCGGAGATCACGCTGATCTCGCACGAGACGATTGGTGGTGGGCTGTGTACGATTATTATTCAAGGCTCGCTTTCTAATGTTGCGATCGCGGTCGAAGCCGGAATGAATGAGGCCGAACGCATTGGTGAGCTGAACTCCGTTATGGTTATTCCTAGACCGCTAAGTGCTCTGGAAAGAAGCCTACCGAAGACGAAGAAGGTAGAGACTCAAGTACCGCTCAAACTACCGTTGAAACTAGAAGAAAAACAGCAGCTAGAAGAGCGTCAAAAGGAATTGGTCCCTGCAAAGAACGAAGAGCTAGAGCCGTTGAAGCGGCAGGCAGTTGTGATCCCTGAGCTAGAAACTGAGGAACTGTGA
- a CDS encoding ribulose bisphosphate carboxylase small subunit, which yields MVAQRVKQSPAPAIPRLSLSANPKVGSSADIHEFSFIEGNVSIGSGTMVAPGTAVTAEQGASVLIGDRVKLLPGVLVEGIAGTQVMNANDASQAGKAYSIYIGASSVVAHKSIVRSPAFVGANCFIGFRSTLFNARLGDGCIVMMHTLIQDVEIPPGRCVPSGSIITSQHQADQLPKVRSEDLECAREVIGLGQSSSSRARYRNVSSNLSEQTSGQTSRYAAKNTSHQSNQFSTATEGAAMQAQRLSSEIVQQVRSYLAQGYRVGMEHADKRRYRSGVWETCTPIKDTREQAVFSALENCLAEHTGEYVRMFGIDPARKQRVGMVTVQRPGDAPVAKTASSGGSYGGQSYSSQSYSSQSYSGGGGASQSEGGLPAGVVQEVRNLLSGGYLIGTEHAGPRHYRSNVWKVCSPIDSRNEREVFSRLEHCLDEHSGEYVRMFGIDSGSNSRTATTTIQRADGRPIEVDPRPVANASSQAQGNGNGYAQPSQSYAQSGGNAGGEVAQAVGRIIRSGNHVGVEFADKRRYRSGIWQTAPSINASSESAAVNQLQRFLDQNADKYVRIFGVNIQTKTRGAATTIHKPGQKSGQNGAQSGSQSDSSRGVSTSGRRAARGPINANPPHYDDPAYLNHSNGGGIDATVMDQVTQLINQGHKISIEYADKRRYRSGIWKTGPAIDARRPAEAISALGKQLAQHNNDYVRLVGVDPNVKRRVVELTIQRPGQQAVQSGGRNNRSSFRGVTSTGRDPINSNPPHYDDPAFRGQPSSYGQSGGYNSNGQSSGYNSHSSGGLESNVMDQVTQLINQGHRISVEYADKRRYRSGIWKTGEAIDARRPAEAISALGKQLARHQGEYVRLVGIDPQAKRRVLEATIQRP from the coding sequence ATGGTCGCCCAGAGAGTAAAGCAAAGTCCGGCTCCCGCTATCCCACGGTTGAGCCTTTCTGCTAATCCAAAAGTAGGGTCTTCTGCCGATATACACGAGTTCTCTTTTATAGAAGGCAATGTCAGTATCGGTTCAGGGACGATGGTTGCGCCTGGAACTGCTGTTACAGCAGAGCAGGGCGCTTCTGTTTTGATAGGCGATCGCGTCAAACTGTTGCCAGGGGTGCTTGTCGAAGGCATCGCGGGTACGCAGGTAATGAACGCTAACGACGCCTCCCAAGCGGGTAAAGCCTATTCGATTTACATAGGTGCTAGCAGCGTTGTTGCCCACAAATCGATCGTCCGCAGTCCTGCCTTTGTTGGTGCGAACTGCTTCATTGGATTTCGCTCAACGTTATTTAATGCCAGACTAGGTGATGGTTGTATCGTGATGATGCACACTCTCATCCAAGATGTCGAGATTCCGCCTGGTCGGTGTGTGCCCTCCGGCAGTATCATCACCTCACAACACCAAGCCGATCAGCTACCCAAAGTCCGCTCTGAGGATCTCGAATGTGCCAGAGAGGTCATCGGCTTGGGTCAATCTTCATCGTCTAGAGCCCGCTATAGAAACGTCTCTAGCAATCTGTCTGAACAGACATCTGGACAGACATCTAGGTACGCAGCAAAAAATACATCACACCAATCTAATCAATTCTCTACTGCCACTGAAGGAGCAGCCATGCAAGCCCAAAGACTCTCATCCGAAATTGTTCAGCAGGTGCGCTCGTACCTTGCTCAAGGGTATCGCGTCGGTATGGAGCACGCAGACAAGCGGCGCTATCGCAGTGGTGTTTGGGAAACTTGTACGCCAATCAAGGACACAAGAGAGCAGGCAGTCTTTAGCGCTTTAGAAAATTGTCTAGCAGAACACACCGGCGAGTACGTGCGGATGTTCGGCATCGATCCAGCGAGAAAGCAAAGGGTAGGTATGGTCACTGTGCAACGACCAGGCGATGCGCCAGTTGCTAAAACAGCGTCCTCGGGTGGCTCATATGGTGGCCAATCCTACAGCAGCCAGTCTTATAGCAGTCAGTCTTACAGCGGTGGCGGTGGGGCCAGCCAGAGCGAAGGAGGATTACCTGCTGGCGTAGTCCAAGAAGTTCGTAATTTACTCAGTGGTGGCTACCTGATCGGAACAGAGCACGCAGGCCCGCGTCACTATCGCAGCAATGTATGGAAAGTCTGTTCCCCTATCGACTCTAGGAACGAAAGAGAAGTCTTCTCACGGTTAGAACACTGCTTAGATGAGCACAGTGGTGAGTATGTTCGCATGTTTGGGATTGATTCTGGCTCAAATAGCCGTACAGCTACGACCACGATTCAAAGAGCGGATGGAAGGCCAATCGAAGTCGATCCAAGACCTGTTGCTAACGCTTCTAGTCAGGCTCAGGGTAATGGAAACGGATACGCCCAGCCGAGCCAAAGCTACGCTCAAAGTGGAGGAAACGCAGGCGGCGAAGTTGCCCAAGCGGTGGGTCGAATCATCCGCAGCGGCAACCATGTCGGAGTAGAATTTGCCGATAAGCGGCGCTATCGTAGCGGCATTTGGCAGACAGCCCCTTCTATCAATGCTAGCAGTGAGTCTGCGGCAGTTAACCAGCTACAACGGTTTCTAGATCAAAACGCCGATAAGTATGTACGAATCTTTGGCGTCAATATTCAGACCAAGACACGTGGGGCGGCAACTACGATTCACAAGCCCGGCCAAAAGTCGGGCCAGAACGGTGCTCAATCTGGCTCACAGTCTGATTCTAGCCGTGGTGTTTCGACCAGCGGTAGGAGGGCAGCTCGCGGACCCATTAATGCGAATCCACCCCATTACGACGACCCGGCTTACCTAAATCATAGTAATGGCGGTGGGATAGACGCTACAGTGATGGATCAGGTGACTCAGCTCATCAATCAAGGGCACAAAATTTCGATTGAATATGCCGATAAGCGGCGCTATCGTAGTGGTATTTGGAAGACCGGGCCTGCAATCGATGCGCGGCGTCCGGCTGAAGCAATTTCTGCTTTAGGCAAGCAGCTGGCACAGCACAATAACGACTACGTGCGTTTGGTGGGCGTCGATCCCAATGTTAAGCGGCGGGTCGTAGAACTAACCATTCAAAGACCGGGTCAACAGGCTGTTCAAAGCGGTGGTCGAAACAACCGATCGAGTTTCCGTGGAGTCACTTCTACAGGCCGCGATCCGATAAACAGCAATCCCCCTCACTATGACGATCCGGCTTTTCGCGGTCAGCCTAGCAGCTATGGTCAAAGTGGTGGCTACAATAGTAATGGCCAGAGCAGCGGCTACAATAGCCATAGTAGCGGTGGCTTAGAGTCTAATGTAATGGATCAGGTGACTCAGCTAATTAATCAGGGCCATAGGATCTCGGTAGAATATGCCGATAAGCGGCGCTATCGCAGCGGTATCTGGAAAACAGGCGAAGCAATTGATGCGCGCCGTCCCGCTGAAGCGATTTCCGCACTGGGTAAGCAGCTAGCTCGGCATCAGGGGGAGTATGTGCGGTTAGTGGGCATAGACCCCCAAGCTAAGCGCCGCGTTCTAGAGGCTACTATTCAGCGTCCTTAG
- a CDS encoding EutN/CcmL family microcompartment protein, whose protein sequence is MRLAKVRGTVVSTVKDDSLMGIKLLLIQLISDSGDLQDDCEVAVDMVGAGVGEWVLVSRGSAARQQQRHLQKPIDAAIVAIIDTVSLDTGLLYDKREDFR, encoded by the coding sequence ATGCGCCTAGCGAAGGTGAGAGGGACGGTAGTTAGTACCGTAAAAGACGATAGTTTGATGGGGATTAAGCTGCTGCTAATCCAATTGATTAGTGATTCTGGAGATCTCCAAGATGACTGTGAAGTTGCCGTTGATATGGTTGGAGCAGGCGTTGGTGAGTGGGTGCTAGTCAGCCGTGGTAGTGCGGCTAGGCAGCAACAGAGACACCTTCAAAAGCCGATTGATGCGGCAATTGTTGCCATTATCGATACGGTTAGTCTAGATACGGGCTTGCTCTATGATAAGCGAGAAGATTTTAGGTAA
- a CDS encoding carbon dioxide-concentrating mechanism protein CcmK yields MAIAVGMVETLGFPAVVEAADAMVKAARVTLVGYEKIGSGRVTVIVRGDVSEVQASVAAGVENVKRVNGGQVLSTHIIARPHENLEFVLPIRYTEAVEQFRESVSGIRPYGR; encoded by the coding sequence ATGGCAATTGCAGTAGGTATGGTTGAGACGCTGGGGTTTCCAGCAGTGGTTGAAGCAGCTGATGCCATGGTAAAGGCAGCCCGTGTGACTTTGGTGGGCTATGAGAAGATTGGTAGTGGTCGGGTAACTGTAATTGTCCGGGGTGATGTCTCTGAAGTTCAAGCTTCTGTCGCGGCGGGCGTTGAGAACGTCAAGCGGGTGAACGGTGGTCAAGTGCTGTCAACTCACATCATTGCTCGTCCACACGAGAATCTTGAGTTTGTACTGCCAATTCGCTATACAGAAGCGGTAGAGCAGTTCCGTGAAAGCGTTAGTGGTATTCGTCCCTACGGTAGATAG
- the miaA gene encoding tRNA (adenosine(37)-N6)-dimethylallyltransferase MiaA, translating into MYYTKPHLIIIVGPTASGKSGLSMALASQWPAVILSADSRQVYREFDIGTAKPPLVDRRQVKHYFVDICEPTETLTVANYQQQARAVIASMHQAQKKIPLLVGGTGLYVNAIAKGLKIPRVAPHLELRSQLQSLGQLHCYQLLHQVDPEATSRIHLNDQVRTLRALEVFYISGRTISSQQGENPPDYPILYIGLACQPEALRLRIATRTHQMIEMGLVGEVSSLIEKYGVDLPLLKTLGYAEIVRYLARECSLDSATEAIIQHTCQFAKRQRTWFQKEKQIEWFPAEDPELIEKVSKRVEEFRRELCVDSA; encoded by the coding sequence TTGTACTATACTAAACCACATCTAATCATTATTGTTGGACCTACGGCTTCCGGGAAATCAGGGCTGTCGATGGCGCTGGCAAGTCAATGGCCAGCAGTGATTTTGAGTGCTGACTCTCGGCAAGTTTATCGAGAGTTCGATATTGGGACTGCGAAGCCTCCGCTGGTAGATAGAAGGCAGGTGAAACACTACTTTGTCGATATCTGCGAGCCGACTGAAACGCTGACGGTAGCAAATTATCAGCAACAGGCGAGGGCGGTCATTGCGTCGATGCATCAGGCACAGAAGAAAATACCTCTACTAGTAGGTGGAACTGGGCTATATGTGAACGCGATCGCCAAAGGCTTAAAAATACCTAGAGTCGCTCCTCACCTAGAATTGCGATCGCAGCTCCAATCGCTCGGACAGCTACATTGCTATCAGCTTTTGCACCAGGTAGATCCTGAAGCAACTAGCCGGATTCATCTCAATGACCAAGTTCGAACATTGCGCGCGCTAGAAGTTTTTTATATCAGCGGTCGGACGATCTCTAGTCAGCAGGGTGAAAATCCACCGGACTATCCGATCTTATATATAGGACTTGCTTGCCAGCCAGAGGCACTGCGATTACGCATAGCCACTCGTACCCATCAGATGATAGAAATGGGCCTGGTTGGCGAAGTCTCTTCGCTAATCGAAAAATATGGCGTTGATCTACCTCTACTAAAAACCCTAGGGTACGCTGAGATAGTGCGCTACCTAGCCAGAGAATGCTCTTTAGACTCAGCTACTGAGGCGATCATTCAACACACTTGTCAGTTTGCCAAGCGTCAGCGCACCTGGTTTCAGAAAGAAAAGCAGATTGAGTGGTTCCCAGCCGAAGATCCAGAGCTGATAGAGAAAGTAAGTAAACGGGTCGAGGAATTCAGGCGAGAGTTATGCGTTGACTCTGCTTGA